From Acropora muricata isolate sample 2 chromosome 14, ASM3666990v1, whole genome shotgun sequence, one genomic window encodes:
- the LOC136899017 gene encoding uncharacterized protein PF3D7_1120000-like isoform X1 → MAAAKTARRDTTSHMHDFYVPNDPLQDSCIGRRTGIPLKIQARKDSNGFENVDDYFPDSDPEEENNDPNELRTEEEVLVGRRTGIPFNIKPRKDSQGFEIVDDYFPDSVFEKSKGSSCEPTPQREEGENLPETTCADESMVAETPQRKFESPNDTGTLMKHPASGDPTPQFKGTKKRLSFAQGKTPMVVAQPREIQSRSLTGDKSVIDIDNESDSDINVIDDDTHNQEAIKVLPPTSLQVTSKTAKQEVAKTCQRGAPADDDDDDDVIDIEIVDNEDTFLTLGNATQNLQRAAAEKAPVFVEDVIADETVVLQGTKHKTMSPEYGSSDSQQEAKKPLVSKQRKSKIPVRTGKRATKGKKNKIEQGQDVAIRKEEVNEGRGLRQEDAKSLMGRLQRLSSTTRRQNEVSDKNDQNRQSETDVDVVGEGDDIIEKMQNSKRKSTRGKNEEIKESLNCRPQERESKGYENEEIDVKEKAPAEAQVNETERKGKQRAKRLSGTKSTRKAKKNNSKVTKAKSDMEVPVEDEKLVNMKNGKAEKQSRKRNNVPASGQQETEEINEGNEKSEQNLEREVAGNERLESDGSRKEHQVKEVKNDKRETEGDLKYNGDDDAEEDDGHENDDEKDERTGRRKSKEGGMVKKMGKWRKEKVKENVATEVDAELSGRKTRAQRKKEVDAKLNKQETKTESRESCNEGVEDSHPGLEDTESTERKTRAPKKKVDVQPSKKDKKGVRRNEGPEDHHLVAAEEVEDAEEGEDVVSEESKLTENDDGTQTSGKEEIGKFGKYDGETFSEATKYAKDLEGLPTEGSSVLAPKSTDCILNVIEEHNDEQIASGKTVQESVSSISNVSSNASSGSESRKRTRNQRRKRKLLVHRSKVSRSKRARAAALDSQDSATESKIRTDSKNPRLEEEEETQIHMSKEEESVSEINKANGSELSSIQSALDSDKNEVDNRDNRNESVPEADAVETRTFAEVSSKHEEQAPFVVPSAQVGAALKSILKSGGSTGRKNAVSRKRQIETNKSHSGGSDADDEGLQSPKRPNRKRLSTVSFAATPFEAPKPSPLVDQFLASGGSSFLSTDKSFTPGSGTSGRSSSRSVSVVSSAEESEMDPEEEVTLINDDKLVEGTLYQEGHRRSKRTIVPPLQYWKNERIDYERRKSGGFSIKGVIRNPTPTPKTRKKSKVKAPATRNGKNISAVDSSGEDVDNDLEGFEEISNPKATVCNPEENEEVEMDVFHAPGMLNFTNPAGQLATDDDPLIVHKFISQPLFGGGQVILRPGAEKGRQFVRNDTMVFYVIKGKVMVTIHQSSAVLNTGSTFFVPQGNSYKIKNLKQTEAKLMFVQIKG, encoded by the exons ATGGCCGCTGCGAAG ACTGCCAGAAGAGACACAACTTCACACATGCATGATTTTTATGTACCAAATGATCCACTCCAAGATTCATGCATTGGAAG ACGCACTGGCATTCCTCTTAAGATTCAAGCAAGGAAGGACTCCAATGGCTTTGAAAATGTGGATGACTACTTTCCAGATTCAG ATCCAGAGGAAGAGAATAATGATCCAAATGAACTAAGAACAGAAGAAGAAGTCCTGGTTGGAAG GAGAACTGGAATACCATTCAACATTAAGCCTAGGAAAGATTCACAAGGATTTGAGATTGTTGATGACTATTTCCCTGATTCAG TGTTTGAAAAATCAAAGGGATCATCTTGTGAACCAACTCCTCAAAGGGAAGAAGGGGAAAATTTACCTGAAACCACTTGTGCAGATGAATCAATGGTAGCTGAAACTCCTCAGAGAAAGTTTGAATCTCCAAATGATACTGGAACTCTTATGAAACATCCAGCATCTGGTGACCCTACCCCACAATTTAAAGGAACAAAGAAGAG GTTATCTTTTGCACAAGGAAAAACTCCAATGGTAGTTGCACAACCCAGGGAAATACAGTCAAG AAGTTTGACAGGTGACAAAAGCGTAATTGACATAGACAATGAAAGTGATTCCGACATTAATGTCATTGATGATGACACGCATAACCAGGAAGCTATCAAAGTACTGCCGCCCACTTCCCTTCAAGTCACATCGAAGACAGCAAAGCAAGAGGTAGCCAAGACCTGTCAAAGGGGGGCACCTgctgatgatgacgatgatgatgatgtcatTGACATCGAGATAGTAGACAATGAAGACACCTTCCTCACTCTTGGAAATGCAACACAGAATCTTCAGAGAGCTGCTGCCGAAAAAGCTCCAGTTTTTGTGGAAGATGTCATAGCGGATGAAACTGTTGTTCTTCAAGGCACAAAACACAAGACAATGTCACCAGAGTATGGTTCTTCAGACAGTCAACAAGAGGCAAAAAAACCTCTAGTATCTAAGCAAAGGAAGTCCAAAATTCCAGTGAGAACAGGAAAGAGGGCTACTAAAGGGAAGAAAAACAAGATTGAACAAGGCCAAGATGTAGCGATCAGAAAAGAGGAAGTGAATGAAGGAAGGGGTTTGAGACAAGAAGATGCTAAATCTTTGATGGGAAGATTGCAAAGACTAAGTTCAACAACGAGAAGGCAGAACGAGGTGTCAGACAAGAATGACCAGAATCGGCAGTCAGAGACTGATGTTGATGTTGTAGGAGAGGGAGATGACATcattgaaaaaatgcaaaactcAAAGAGGAAGTCTACCAGAGGGAAGaatgaagaaataaaagaaTCGCTGAATTGTAGGCCACAGGAAAGAGAGAGCAAGGGCtatgaaaatgaagaaatagATGTTAAAGAAAAGGCACCCGCGGAGGCTCAAGTCAACGAAACggaaagaaagggaaaacaGAGAGCAAAGAGATTGTCAGGCACAAAGTCAACGAGAAAGGCGAAGAAAAACAACAGTAAAGTAACGAAGGCAAAATCAGACATGGAGGTCCCCGTTGAAGACGAAAAGCTAGTTAAcatgaaaaatggaaaagcAGAAAAGCAAAGTCGAAAGAGAAACAATGTACCAGCTAGCGGGCAACAGGAAACAGAGGAAATAAACGAAGGAAATGAAAAGAGCGAACAAAATTTGGAACGTGAAGTTGCTGGGAATGAGAGATTAGAGAGTGACGGGTCTCGAAAAGAACATCAGGTGAAAGAGGTGAAGAATGACAAGCGCGAGACTGAAGGCGATTTGAAATATAATGGAGATGATGATGCTGAAGAGGATGATGGTCACGAAAATGACGACGAGAAGGATGAAAGAACAGGAAGGCGTAAGAGCAAAGAAGGTGGAATGGTGAAGAAAATGGGAAAATGGAGAAAAGAgaaagtcaaagaaaatgtgGCAACTGAAGTCGACGCAGAATTAAGTGGAAGAAAAACACGGGcgcaaaggaagaaagaagtTGATGCGAAACTAAACAAACAAGAGACCAAAACTGAAAGCAGAGAAAGTTGTAATGAAGGTGTTGAAGACAGTCATCCTGGCCTTGAAGATACAGAatcaactgaaagaaaaacaagagcGCCAAAGAAAAAGGTAGATGTCCAACCAagcaaaaaggacaaaaaaggtGTCAGACGAAATGAAGGACCAGAGGATCATCACTTAGTTGCTGCGGAGGAGGTCGAGGATGCTGAAGAAGGAGAAGATGTTGTATCTGAAGAATCAAAACTAACAGAAAATGATGACGGTACGCAAACTTCAGGAAAAGAAGAAATAGGAAAGTTTGGAAAATACGACGGGGAAACTTTTTCAGAAGCCACGAAATATGCAAAAGACTTAGAAGGATTACCTACAGAAGGAAGTTCTGTTCTTGCGCCAAAGAGTACAGACTGTATTCTTAATGTCATTGAAGAGCACAATGATGAGCAAATTGCAAGCGGAAAAACTGTTCAAGAATCGGTGAGTAGCATTTCTAATGTGTCAAGTAATGCATCATCAGGTTCTGAATCCAGGAAAAGGACGAGAAATCAACGGCGGAAACGTAAATTGCTGGTGCATAGATCGAAAGTGAGCAGGTCAAAACGTGCGAGAGCTGCGGCCCTCGACAGCCAAGACAGTGCGACTGAGTCGAAGATTAGGACAGACTCCAAAAATCCGAGgttggaagaagaagaagaaacacaaATACATATGTCAAAGGAGGAAGAGTCTGTTTcagaaataaataaagcaaatgGCTCTGAATTGAGTTCTATTCAATCTGCACTTGACTCAGATAAAAATGAAGTTGATAACAGAGATAATAGAAACGAATCTGTCCCAGAAGCGGATGCAGTGGAAACCagaacatttgcggaagtgtCGTCAAAACACGAGGAACAAGCACCGTTTGTTGTACCCTCAGCTCAGGTTGGAGCTGCGTTAAAGTCGATTTTGAAATCTGGAGGGAGCACTGGCCGAAAAAATGCAG tCTCCAGAAAGCGGCAGATAGAGACAAACAAATCACACTCAGGTGGTAGCGACGCAGATGATGAAGGCTTGCAATCACCCAAGCGACCAAACAGAAAACGTCTGTCAACAGTAAGCTTTGCTGCAACGCCCTTTGAAGCACCTAAGCCCTCCCCCCTCGTAGACCAGTTCCTTGCATCAGGAGGTAGCAGTTTCTTATCCACGGACAAGTCTTTTACCCCAGGGAGTGGTACCTCAGGCAGATCGTCCTCAAGATCTGTTAGTGTTGTTTCCAGTGCGGAAGAGTCTGAAATGGATCCGGAAGAGGAAGTTACACTCATAAATGACGATAAACTAGTAGAAG GCACACTTTACCAGGAAGGCCACAGAAGAAGCAAAAGAACCATTGTCCCGCCTTTACAGTACTGGAAGAATGAGAGGATAGACTATGAACGACGAAAATCCG GCGGTTTTAGCATCAAGGGAGTGATCAGAAATCCAACTCCAACACCAAAGACCCGAAAAAAATCGAAAGTTAAGGCACCTGCCACAAGGAATGGAAAAAACA TAAGCGCAGTGGATTCTTCTGGAGAAGATGTTGATAAT GATCTCGAGGGTTTTGAAGAGATTAGCAATCCAAAGGCGACTGTCTGTAACCCAGAAGAGAACGAAGAAGTTGAAATGG ATGTCTTCCACGCACCTGGAATGTTGAACTTCACGAATCCCGCGGGACAACTCGCAACAGACGATGATCCGCTAATTGTGCACAAGTTCATCTCACAGCCTCTGTTTGGTGGTGGACAAGTGATCTTAAGACCTGGAGCAGAAAAGGGACGACAATTTGTTAGAAATGACACCATG GTGTTTTACGTGATTAAAGGCAAAGTTATGGTGACTATTCACCAATCTTCAGCTGTTCTCAATACAGGTTCCACTTTCTTCGTACCCCAAG GAAATTCTTATAAGATTAAAAATCTCAAGCAAACGGAAGCCAAACTCATGTTTGTTCAGATCAAGGGATGA
- the LOC136899017 gene encoding uncharacterized protein PF3D7_1120000-like isoform X2, whose translation MAAAKTARRDTTSHMHDFYVPNDPLQDSCIGRRTGIPLKIQARKDSNGFENVDDYFPDSDPEEENNDPNELRTEEEVLVGRRTGIPFNIKPRKDSQGFEIVDDYFPDSVFEKSKGSSCEPTPQREEGENLPETTCADESMVAETPQRKFESPNDTGTLMKHPASGDPTPQFKGTKKRLSFAQGKTPMVVAQPREIQSSLTGDKSVIDIDNESDSDINVIDDDTHNQEAIKVLPPTSLQVTSKTAKQEVAKTCQRGAPADDDDDDDVIDIEIVDNEDTFLTLGNATQNLQRAAAEKAPVFVEDVIADETVVLQGTKHKTMSPEYGSSDSQQEAKKPLVSKQRKSKIPVRTGKRATKGKKNKIEQGQDVAIRKEEVNEGRGLRQEDAKSLMGRLQRLSSTTRRQNEVSDKNDQNRQSETDVDVVGEGDDIIEKMQNSKRKSTRGKNEEIKESLNCRPQERESKGYENEEIDVKEKAPAEAQVNETERKGKQRAKRLSGTKSTRKAKKNNSKVTKAKSDMEVPVEDEKLVNMKNGKAEKQSRKRNNVPASGQQETEEINEGNEKSEQNLEREVAGNERLESDGSRKEHQVKEVKNDKRETEGDLKYNGDDDAEEDDGHENDDEKDERTGRRKSKEGGMVKKMGKWRKEKVKENVATEVDAELSGRKTRAQRKKEVDAKLNKQETKTESRESCNEGVEDSHPGLEDTESTERKTRAPKKKVDVQPSKKDKKGVRRNEGPEDHHLVAAEEVEDAEEGEDVVSEESKLTENDDGTQTSGKEEIGKFGKYDGETFSEATKYAKDLEGLPTEGSSVLAPKSTDCILNVIEEHNDEQIASGKTVQESVSSISNVSSNASSGSESRKRTRNQRRKRKLLVHRSKVSRSKRARAAALDSQDSATESKIRTDSKNPRLEEEEETQIHMSKEEESVSEINKANGSELSSIQSALDSDKNEVDNRDNRNESVPEADAVETRTFAEVSSKHEEQAPFVVPSAQVGAALKSILKSGGSTGRKNAVSRKRQIETNKSHSGGSDADDEGLQSPKRPNRKRLSTVSFAATPFEAPKPSPLVDQFLASGGSSFLSTDKSFTPGSGTSGRSSSRSVSVVSSAEESEMDPEEEVTLINDDKLVEGTLYQEGHRRSKRTIVPPLQYWKNERIDYERRKSGGFSIKGVIRNPTPTPKTRKKSKVKAPATRNGKNISAVDSSGEDVDNDLEGFEEISNPKATVCNPEENEEVEMDVFHAPGMLNFTNPAGQLATDDDPLIVHKFISQPLFGGGQVILRPGAEKGRQFVRNDTMVFYVIKGKVMVTIHQSSAVLNTGSTFFVPQGNSYKIKNLKQTEAKLMFVQIKG comes from the exons ATGGCCGCTGCGAAG ACTGCCAGAAGAGACACAACTTCACACATGCATGATTTTTATGTACCAAATGATCCACTCCAAGATTCATGCATTGGAAG ACGCACTGGCATTCCTCTTAAGATTCAAGCAAGGAAGGACTCCAATGGCTTTGAAAATGTGGATGACTACTTTCCAGATTCAG ATCCAGAGGAAGAGAATAATGATCCAAATGAACTAAGAACAGAAGAAGAAGTCCTGGTTGGAAG GAGAACTGGAATACCATTCAACATTAAGCCTAGGAAAGATTCACAAGGATTTGAGATTGTTGATGACTATTTCCCTGATTCAG TGTTTGAAAAATCAAAGGGATCATCTTGTGAACCAACTCCTCAAAGGGAAGAAGGGGAAAATTTACCTGAAACCACTTGTGCAGATGAATCAATGGTAGCTGAAACTCCTCAGAGAAAGTTTGAATCTCCAAATGATACTGGAACTCTTATGAAACATCCAGCATCTGGTGACCCTACCCCACAATTTAAAGGAACAAAGAAGAG GTTATCTTTTGCACAAGGAAAAACTCCAATGGTAGTTGCACAACCCAGGGAAATACAGTCAAG TTTGACAGGTGACAAAAGCGTAATTGACATAGACAATGAAAGTGATTCCGACATTAATGTCATTGATGATGACACGCATAACCAGGAAGCTATCAAAGTACTGCCGCCCACTTCCCTTCAAGTCACATCGAAGACAGCAAAGCAAGAGGTAGCCAAGACCTGTCAAAGGGGGGCACCTgctgatgatgacgatgatgatgatgtcatTGACATCGAGATAGTAGACAATGAAGACACCTTCCTCACTCTTGGAAATGCAACACAGAATCTTCAGAGAGCTGCTGCCGAAAAAGCTCCAGTTTTTGTGGAAGATGTCATAGCGGATGAAACTGTTGTTCTTCAAGGCACAAAACACAAGACAATGTCACCAGAGTATGGTTCTTCAGACAGTCAACAAGAGGCAAAAAAACCTCTAGTATCTAAGCAAAGGAAGTCCAAAATTCCAGTGAGAACAGGAAAGAGGGCTACTAAAGGGAAGAAAAACAAGATTGAACAAGGCCAAGATGTAGCGATCAGAAAAGAGGAAGTGAATGAAGGAAGGGGTTTGAGACAAGAAGATGCTAAATCTTTGATGGGAAGATTGCAAAGACTAAGTTCAACAACGAGAAGGCAGAACGAGGTGTCAGACAAGAATGACCAGAATCGGCAGTCAGAGACTGATGTTGATGTTGTAGGAGAGGGAGATGACATcattgaaaaaatgcaaaactcAAAGAGGAAGTCTACCAGAGGGAAGaatgaagaaataaaagaaTCGCTGAATTGTAGGCCACAGGAAAGAGAGAGCAAGGGCtatgaaaatgaagaaatagATGTTAAAGAAAAGGCACCCGCGGAGGCTCAAGTCAACGAAACggaaagaaagggaaaacaGAGAGCAAAGAGATTGTCAGGCACAAAGTCAACGAGAAAGGCGAAGAAAAACAACAGTAAAGTAACGAAGGCAAAATCAGACATGGAGGTCCCCGTTGAAGACGAAAAGCTAGTTAAcatgaaaaatggaaaagcAGAAAAGCAAAGTCGAAAGAGAAACAATGTACCAGCTAGCGGGCAACAGGAAACAGAGGAAATAAACGAAGGAAATGAAAAGAGCGAACAAAATTTGGAACGTGAAGTTGCTGGGAATGAGAGATTAGAGAGTGACGGGTCTCGAAAAGAACATCAGGTGAAAGAGGTGAAGAATGACAAGCGCGAGACTGAAGGCGATTTGAAATATAATGGAGATGATGATGCTGAAGAGGATGATGGTCACGAAAATGACGACGAGAAGGATGAAAGAACAGGAAGGCGTAAGAGCAAAGAAGGTGGAATGGTGAAGAAAATGGGAAAATGGAGAAAAGAgaaagtcaaagaaaatgtgGCAACTGAAGTCGACGCAGAATTAAGTGGAAGAAAAACACGGGcgcaaaggaagaaagaagtTGATGCGAAACTAAACAAACAAGAGACCAAAACTGAAAGCAGAGAAAGTTGTAATGAAGGTGTTGAAGACAGTCATCCTGGCCTTGAAGATACAGAatcaactgaaagaaaaacaagagcGCCAAAGAAAAAGGTAGATGTCCAACCAagcaaaaaggacaaaaaaggtGTCAGACGAAATGAAGGACCAGAGGATCATCACTTAGTTGCTGCGGAGGAGGTCGAGGATGCTGAAGAAGGAGAAGATGTTGTATCTGAAGAATCAAAACTAACAGAAAATGATGACGGTACGCAAACTTCAGGAAAAGAAGAAATAGGAAAGTTTGGAAAATACGACGGGGAAACTTTTTCAGAAGCCACGAAATATGCAAAAGACTTAGAAGGATTACCTACAGAAGGAAGTTCTGTTCTTGCGCCAAAGAGTACAGACTGTATTCTTAATGTCATTGAAGAGCACAATGATGAGCAAATTGCAAGCGGAAAAACTGTTCAAGAATCGGTGAGTAGCATTTCTAATGTGTCAAGTAATGCATCATCAGGTTCTGAATCCAGGAAAAGGACGAGAAATCAACGGCGGAAACGTAAATTGCTGGTGCATAGATCGAAAGTGAGCAGGTCAAAACGTGCGAGAGCTGCGGCCCTCGACAGCCAAGACAGTGCGACTGAGTCGAAGATTAGGACAGACTCCAAAAATCCGAGgttggaagaagaagaagaaacacaaATACATATGTCAAAGGAGGAAGAGTCTGTTTcagaaataaataaagcaaatgGCTCTGAATTGAGTTCTATTCAATCTGCACTTGACTCAGATAAAAATGAAGTTGATAACAGAGATAATAGAAACGAATCTGTCCCAGAAGCGGATGCAGTGGAAACCagaacatttgcggaagtgtCGTCAAAACACGAGGAACAAGCACCGTTTGTTGTACCCTCAGCTCAGGTTGGAGCTGCGTTAAAGTCGATTTTGAAATCTGGAGGGAGCACTGGCCGAAAAAATGCAG tCTCCAGAAAGCGGCAGATAGAGACAAACAAATCACACTCAGGTGGTAGCGACGCAGATGATGAAGGCTTGCAATCACCCAAGCGACCAAACAGAAAACGTCTGTCAACAGTAAGCTTTGCTGCAACGCCCTTTGAAGCACCTAAGCCCTCCCCCCTCGTAGACCAGTTCCTTGCATCAGGAGGTAGCAGTTTCTTATCCACGGACAAGTCTTTTACCCCAGGGAGTGGTACCTCAGGCAGATCGTCCTCAAGATCTGTTAGTGTTGTTTCCAGTGCGGAAGAGTCTGAAATGGATCCGGAAGAGGAAGTTACACTCATAAATGACGATAAACTAGTAGAAG GCACACTTTACCAGGAAGGCCACAGAAGAAGCAAAAGAACCATTGTCCCGCCTTTACAGTACTGGAAGAATGAGAGGATAGACTATGAACGACGAAAATCCG GCGGTTTTAGCATCAAGGGAGTGATCAGAAATCCAACTCCAACACCAAAGACCCGAAAAAAATCGAAAGTTAAGGCACCTGCCACAAGGAATGGAAAAAACA TAAGCGCAGTGGATTCTTCTGGAGAAGATGTTGATAAT GATCTCGAGGGTTTTGAAGAGATTAGCAATCCAAAGGCGACTGTCTGTAACCCAGAAGAGAACGAAGAAGTTGAAATGG ATGTCTTCCACGCACCTGGAATGTTGAACTTCACGAATCCCGCGGGACAACTCGCAACAGACGATGATCCGCTAATTGTGCACAAGTTCATCTCACAGCCTCTGTTTGGTGGTGGACAAGTGATCTTAAGACCTGGAGCAGAAAAGGGACGACAATTTGTTAGAAATGACACCATG GTGTTTTACGTGATTAAAGGCAAAGTTATGGTGACTATTCACCAATCTTCAGCTGTTCTCAATACAGGTTCCACTTTCTTCGTACCCCAAG GAAATTCTTATAAGATTAAAAATCTCAAGCAAACGGAAGCCAAACTCATGTTTGTTCAGATCAAGGGATGA